A section of the Syntrophorhabdales bacterium genome encodes:
- a CDS encoding ATP-binding cassette domain-containing protein, with amino-acid sequence MSMSEPVLEAKDLVVSRGGVTVLDVPSVSLTPGEVLALIGPNGAGKTTLLQALSYLLRPVSGELYFNGAKVGADISILDFRRRIAMVFQEALLFDTSVFHNVASGLKIRNMKGSETEEIVVEQLERFGITHLRNRSARMLSGGEAQRVSLARAFAIRPEII; translated from the coding sequence ATGAGTATGTCAGAACCAGTGCTTGAAGCAAAAGACCTGGTAGTCAGCCGGGGCGGTGTCACCGTTCTCGATGTCCCGTCGGTCAGCCTCACGCCTGGTGAGGTACTCGCACTGATCGGCCCTAACGGTGCGGGCAAGACTACGCTCCTGCAGGCGCTCTCCTACCTCCTAAGGCCTGTTTCAGGAGAGCTTTATTTCAACGGCGCAAAGGTAGGAGCCGACATCTCGATCCTTGACTTTCGCAGGCGCATCGCGATGGTCTTTCAGGAGGCGCTTCTGTTTGACACCAGCGTATTCCACAATGTTGCTTCGGGGCTGAAGATCCGCAACATGAAAGGCTCTGAGACCGAAGAGATAGTCGTCGAGCAGCTGGAGCGATTCGGTATCACTCACCTACGTAACAGATCGGCAAGGATGCTATCCGGCGGAGAGGCGCAGCGGGTCAGCCTTGCCCGCGCATTTGCGATACGACCCGAGATAATT